The sequence CAAGATTGCCCGCCTGATCGTAGTAGTAAAGTGTGTAATGATACTTACTCGTATTATAATAAGAATAAAACGTAGTAAATGGGAAGAAGGTGTCTCAAAAGTAAATGAGGCCCCTTTTACTTTTGAGACACCTCTGATCTTATTCATTACATCCAAAATAAATTAAGCCCCCCTTACTAAAAATGCCCTAATTTTCATTAGCATATCTATAATTAATGGGGATGATTTGGACCGCTACCCATAATATAGTTAATCAAATTAGTAATAGAACCAATCATTATAGCTGTACCTATTAATAAAGCTATTATTCCTGCTCCTCTTGCCCAAAATCTATAATTTTCATTTTCAGCCACATGCCTAATTTCTGAATTAATAAACCACCTTGCCAACAAACTCTTTCTATAAAACCAGACTTTCTCAGGCTGTAATTTAAAAATGTGGATCATTATACAGATCCATCCAAATAATAAACAAAGTATTCCCAATAAGAAAAATATAATATCATCAGCTTTCAAGGGCAATTCTGACCATTGTTTCATAAACTTACCAAGTTAAATATGTGTTAAATTTAAACTTATTATAACTCTCGCCAACACCTGCACCAGGCTTAACAACGCCAACTCCCCACTCAATTGGTTCGTAGGATCTGAGGGCTAGGAATATTGCCCCCCAATACCCTCAACTCTCAGACTGTTCCTGTCCTGTTAGGAAATTATCCAATTGATCTTTTGTTTCATCACGATGATTTAACCAGTTAATCGTAAAACTAAAAGATCCTCCGGTAGGACCATCCACGGCTCGTCCTCCCCCAACAAAAAATATTCCGTTTCTACCTAGCGTTCCACTTATTCCTAAAGTAAAACTGAAAAGCAATGGATAAATACCAAGCGCTTGTTTGATCAATCCCATATTCCATGCTTAGTTAGCAACTGGACATTCCTTTTTTACACTTAACCGGAAACAAATCTGAAAAGCTATCAGCAAATTGAATTTCAATTTGTGGAACAAGCTGCCTGCTGTTGGGATTCATTATAATTACATTCCTGGCATCGCCCGTCAAACATTCTTTTACCTTTCCACCACAGTTGACCGCCACACTTTTTACACCTGTAACCTTGCTGCCACTTAAAGTCTGAGAGGTATTGAAGAGAGGCTTCTTCGCTTGGAAAGTGGTTATGAAAACTATCTACTTTCACCCCTTTAAACATGCACTTTTTAGAGCTATTGAAACACTACGCATCATATTTACGTAATATTTAAGTAACGACCTCTAAAATGGGTAATTCTATAAATAAATTTCATGTAACTCAATTATTTGAAAAATAATATCCCCAAAAGAGCATATAGCAAAAACAAGCAAATTACCATTCCAAGGTTTAATCTATTATAGAACTTGTATTTAGCCCTATCATGTTTTGATAACTTATTCATTGGCACAAAAAGAGGGAAGCCATACTTCTTCAATAATTTGTGCTTTTTAACAAAAAAAAATCCATTAATAAAAACAAGAATCGCAGCTGTAAAAAATGTAAACAAGTTAAATATTGTAAAATATGTCATATTGCTGTGTTCAATCAATATTATTTAAACTCTTTGAGCCATGTCAGCAGATCGGTATTATTATCCCAACTCGGGGCCTCTTTATTAATAACATCTACATATACCTTTTCAAGAGTCGCTCTTTTTTGCTTAGAACCTACTCTTGCATATATTTCAGTGGCCAGAACAGATTGGTGCCCAAGAAAGTCTTGGATGAAATCCAAACGTTTGTATTTCATCCAAGACTTTCTTGGCCACCAATCGTTAACCTCAACAGAAATATATTCCTTCTTAATAGGATATAAGCAAAAGCGAGATGAACAAAAGCCTGATAACTCTCAATGCATCTGTCATACCTTGTTATTACCCGTTTGAATGCATTCAGCCAGGAAAAAAAACGTTCTATCTTCCATCTTCGCTTATATCTTCTAAGCTAGTGCCCATCTTGAGTAGAAGGCTTAATTCTATTATTTTTATGAGGAGCAATCAGTTCAACACTTTTCAATGCGAGCCTTTGATCGGGCGGATCACCGTCATAAGCACGATCCCCGATAAGTCTTCCGGGTTGTCCCACCGTGTAGGTTTGATCGATGGTAGCTTCGACAAGGGTGTTATGAAATGAACTCTAATGATAACTTACCAGTTCGAGCATCCGAAAATATGTTTGGGCATCTAAAATATAATTTAGACGCCCGGTTAATTACTTATCGCAACTGATAATAGTCTCAATCAAAGAACCTTTACTATACTTTTCTCTTAAGTAAATATTACCCTGCTCATCATAATATTTCCAATCTCCATTCCGAAGTGGTCTATAAAACTTTCTATACCTTACGCCATTCCCATCTCTTCCTGCTTTTCTATAGAAAACAGTATCCGTATACAATTTAGAGGATTCCAGATATTCGCATTCCATCTTTTTTTTGAAAGAATTGTCCCATAACAAAAATTTCAACTGCCCTTTTTCACTCATATCAAATACTTTAATCAACCTACTGCTATCTGTGGATCGATCTGTTATAACAGACGAGTCTTGTTTATTAAAGATCTGAATATATTGTCTGTTGATATCTAAAAATAGTGCATACTTTAGGTAAACCCTTTGACTATACCCATTAAATGCACCCAAAAGGATAGTAAAAAAAATCATTAAACTTTTACTCACTGATTTCATTTTAAAGTTTCAACCCTGTAATCTGCACATTTACATTACGACTAGCTGGTGTTGGATAAACCGCCCTGGTTGTACAGTCAACCTGGATCCATTTATTTTATACACATTTAGAAGACTATTCTTTGCAGCCACCAATGTTTCTCCACTCTGGACGAGGGAATAACCTTCGTCTCCACTATTATAACTAAACTGCCTGATCCATTGAGCGGTACCATTAGCTGAAACAACACCGATCATGCCATCAGTAAGACTACCATAAAAATTAGTTTTACCTATAAAGGCATAAGAACTATCCGTTTGCTGGATCACATCCTGTCCTATTTCTCCATTTGCTGTGTTAAATCCTAAACGCTTACTCCATACAACCTTTCCCGTGTCATTGGTCTTCACCAGCCAGAGATCTCTTGCTGCAGTTCCCGTATTGGTAACCGTACCTACAGCAATATGACCTCCATCGAAGGTGGGTTTCATCCGGTTAAAGTACTCGTTGCCATTGGCCTTATATTTCTTTGCCCATACTACATTTGCAAATGAGTCTTTATCAAAGCATATTTTGCGGATCAATAGAGGATTAAATCGCACTTACCAATATAATACGCTCCCGATATTAATACTATCCAACCACCTATCAGGATTGGCATAGGGGCAATTTTTCTAAACCAACCCCGTGAAAAAATCATCAGTATTATAATATGAAAAGAGGCATATAGAAGGTAAAACCAATTCGGGAATGATTGCAACAATAATAAATCCAATAATGTAGCTACTAAAAAGCCGATGCCACCTGTCAGAATAATAATTTCACCCCGATGTTTAAATCTCAATAGTATGTTCATTGCGCCGATCGCATACAAGGCATGCAAACATAATTGCAGCAATGATGTTTGTAATGTATGAACATAGATGCTGTAAACATGGGAAAAATGCGTCCTAACTATGCTACAAATATAAAAGGCAA is a genomic window of Chitinophaga sp. LS1 containing:
- a CDS encoding transposase; this translates as MFKGVKVDSFHNHFPSEEASLQYLSDFKWQQGYRCKKCGGQLWWKGKRMFDGRCQECNYNESQQQAACSTN